Part of the Enterobacter pseudoroggenkampii genome, GAGCTGGCTCAGCTGCAGCTGATCCCCGCCGACGGGGCAGTGGCCGAGGCCTCCCCGGGCCAGTTTGAGATTAACCTGCACCATACGGAAAACGTGCTCGATGCCTGCGACGATGCGCTGGCGCTAAAACGTCTCGTCAGGCAGATGGCGGAAAAACATAAGATGCACGCCACGTTTATGGCAAAGCCGTATGAAGAGCATGCGGGCAGCGGGATGCATATCCACATCAGCATGCAAAACAACCGAGGCGAAAACGTGCTCGCAGACGCCAACGGCGAGGATTCCGCGCTGCTGAAACGCGCGCTGGCCGGGATGATCGATCTGATGCCGGCATCCATGGCGCTGCTGGCACCGAACGTCAACTCCTACCGACGTTTCCAGCCGGGAATGTACGTGCCGACGCAGGCGTCATGGGGACACAATAATCGCACCGTTGCCCTGCGTATCCCCTGCGGCGATCGCCATAACCATCGGGTTGAGTACCGGGTGGCGGGCGCTGACGCGAATCCGTATCTGGTGATGGCGGCGATTTTTGCCGGCATTCTACATGGGCTGGATAACGATTTACCCCTGCAGGAAGAAGTGGAAGGCAATGGTCTGGAGCAGGACGGACTGCCGTTCCCGATCCGTCAGAGCGATGCGCTGTGGGAATTTATGCAAAACGATCATCTTCGCGAGCGGCTGGGCGAGCGTTTCTGCCACGTCTATCACGCCTGCAAAAATGATGAATTGCTGCAGTTTGAACGCCTGATTACCGAAACTGAAATTGAGTGGATGCTGAAAAACGCCTGATAACGTGCCCCGGTAAGGGGCCGCTTTGTTTTATCGCATACGTATCACCCAACGGCCTGCGCGGAGCCTGGCCTAACTGTTCGCTGGCACGCCAGCTATCTCCCGGGAGTCGCGTTATGGAGCGCAGGCGGCACAGGGATTTTCTTAACGACACTGTGTGACGAGGTAGGAAATGATGCAGATGTTCAACTATCCGCAGGGCGAAGGGGGCCAGTCAGGCGCCTGCTGTGAGTGCGAGAAAGAGACGGTGCGCTGGTACGATCGCGTGTGTTCTTTACAACTTCCCCCTTTGCTAAGCAGGTTTGCGTTAAGGACAGCGCGATTGCAAACCACGGTAAGCATGGGGGGGACGGTTTATGGCGACTAACACCTCTCTTGACTCGCCGCGTGTGGCCGGAAGAACCCGGCTGCGCAGTTCCCTCAAGCTCTGGCAGGTGGTCATGATGGGGCTGGCTTATCTCACCCCCATGACCGTGTTTGATACCTTCGGCATTGTGTCCGGTATCAGCAACGGCCACGTGCCCGCCTCGTATCTCCTGGCGCTGGCTGGCGTCATGTTTACCGCCATCAGCTACGGCAAACTGGTACGGCAGTTCCCGGAAGCGGGCTCCGCGTATACCTACACGCAGAAATCGATCGGCCCCCACTTAGGCTTTATGGTCGGCTGGTCATCGCTGCTGGACTATCTCTTCCTGCCGATGATTAACGTGCTGCTGGCGAAGATCTACCTTTCCGCGTTGTTCCCTGAAGTCCCGCCGTGGGTCTGGGTGGTGGGGTTTGTGACGATCCTGACGCTGGCGAACCTGAAGAGCGTGAATCTGGTCGCCAACTTTAACACCCTGTTTGTGCTGGTGCAGGTCGCCATCATGGTGGTGTTTGTCATTCTCGTGGTGCATGGCCTGCACAAGGGGGAGGGCGTCGGCACGGTCTGGTCGCTCCAGCCGTTTATCAGCGAGAATGCACACCTGATCCCGATTATTACCGGTGCGACTATCGTCTGCTTCTCTTTCCTCGGCTTTGACGCGGTCACCACGCTGTCGGAAGAGACGCCAAACGCAGCGCGGGTTATTCCCAAAGCCATTTTCCTGACCGCACTGTATGGCGGGCTGATATTCATTGTTGCCTCATTTTTCATGCAGCTCTTTTTCCCGACGATCGCCCGCTTCAAGAACCCGGACGCCGCGCTGCCGGAAATTGCGTTATACGTGGGCGGCAAGCTCTTCCAGTCGGTGTTTCTGTGTACCACGTTTGTGAATACGCTCGCTTCAGGCCTGGCCTCGCACGCCAGCGTCTCGCGCTTACTGTATGTGATGGGGCGTGACAACGTCTTTCCGGAGCGCGTGTTTGGCTACGTGCATCCGAAATGGCGTACGCCGGCCCTGAACGTCATTATGGTTGGGATAGTGGCGCTGTCGGCTCTGTACTTCGATCTCGTGACCGCGACGGCGCTGATCAACTTCGGCGCGCTGGTGGCATTTACGTTTGTTAATCTCTCGGTGTACAACCATTTCTGGCGGCGTAAGGGGCTGAACAAAACGTGGAAAGATCGGTTCCACTATCTCCTGCTGCCGCTCATTGGTGCCGTTACGGTCGGCGTGCTGTGGATAAACCTCGAAGCGACGTCCCTGACGCTTGGCCTCATCTGGGCGGCACTGGGGATCCTTTACCTGACATGGCTAACGCGCCGTTTCCGAAAACCGCCTCCGCAGTTTGAAGCCGGTAAGATAGAGCAGGCCTGGGATTCCTGAACGTGAAAAGGCACCAGTACGCTGGTGCCGTTTTTCGGGAAACGGACATCCGCCCGCAAGCCTATTATTTCAGACGTTTATGAAGACTTGCGCCCACCAGCAGTGCGGCACAGAGCATCAGCGCGATAAACCCGCCCACGCCGTTCCAGCCGTAGTTATGCCAGAATACGCCGCCGAGCGTCCCGGCGATGCTGGACCCCAGGTAATAGCTAAACAGATAAAGAGACGATGCCTGACCTTTGGCGCGACGCGCGCGCGGACCAATCCAGCTGCTGGCGACCGAGTGAGCGGCGAAGAACCCCGCGGAGAAGAGCAGCATGCCGGCAAAAATCAGCCACAGGGAGGAGAAGAGCGTCAGCAGCAGGCCGACCAGCATCACCGCCGTGAAGAACAGCATGACCGGGCCGCGTCCATAGCGTGCGGTCATCGCCCCGGCCTTCGGAGAACTCCACGTACCGGTCAAATAAGCAACCGAGAGTAAACCGACAATCGCCTGGCTCAGATGCCATGGCGAGAGCATCAGGCGGTAGCCAATATAGTTGAACAGCGTGACGAAGGAGCCCATCAGCAGGAAGCCGACCAGAAACAGGCGCGGCAGCCCTTTGTCACGCCAGTGCAGGCGGAAGTTGATAAACAGCGTTTTTGGGCGCAAAGAGGTCGGGCGGAAATGACGCGATTCCGGCAGGATTTTCCAGAACATCAGGGCTGATGCCAGCGCAAAACACCCGATGACCGCCAGCGCAATACGCCAGCTAAAGAAGTCCGTAAAGACCCCGCTCAGCAGGCGTCCGCTCATCCCGCCAATCGAGTTCCCGCTGATGTAAAGCCCCATAGAGAAGGCAACAAAGCTTGGGTGGATCTCCTCGCTGAGGTAGGTCATCCCGACCGCCGCCACGCCGCTGAGCGACAGCCCAATCAGCGCGCGCATCACCAGAATACCGTGCCAGCTGGTCATCATGGTCGAGAGTAATGTACAGACCGAGGCCAGCATCAGCGCGGTCACCATCACCTGTTTACGGCCAATGGCGTCGGACAGCGGCCCGGTAAAGAGCAGGCCAATCGCCAGCATGCCGGTAGAAATAGAGAGTGAAACGCTGCTGCTGGCAGGCGATACGCCAAATTCATGCGAGAGGACGGGCAGGATCGGCTGAACGCAATAGAGCAGGGCGAAGGTGGCCAGACCGGCGGAAAAGAGCGCCAGCGTGACGCGCATAAATTGGGGGGTACCACGTTTAATGAACTGGACCGGCTGCGATGCTGCAGGTAAATCATTGATATCTCTTGCCGGATCGATATCAATAGTAGTTGTACGACTCACACAGTTTCCTTGCTTAAACATCCCCGTGATTTCTGGTGACGGGTATGACCACCTCTTCAGGGTAGGAAAATGTAAATATTCTGTCTAATATATTAATAATCTCAAATGATACTTTAAAAATATGAATATCGAGCTGCGTCACCTCCGCTACTTTGTCGCCGTCGCCGAAGAGCTGCATTTTGGCCGCGCGGCGGCACGGCTGAATATCTCTCAGCCCCCGTTAAGCCAGCAGATTCAGATCCTGGAGCAGCAGGTTGGGGCGCGCCTTCTGGCCCGTACCAACCGCAGCGTGAGCCTGACGGCGGCGGGCAAGCAGTTCCTGAACGACAGCCGACAAATTCTGAGCATGGTCGAGGACGCCGCCGCCCGGGCAGAACGGCTCTATCTCGGGGAAGCCGGAGAGCTGCGGATCGGGTTTACCTCGTCGGCACCGTTTATCAGCGCCGTCTCGGAAACGCTGTCGTCATTCCGCCGCCATTTCCCGGATGTTCATATTCAGACGCGCGAAATAAACACCCGCGAGCAGATTGCGCCGCTGAATGAAGGTTCCCTGGATCTGGGACTGATGCGTAACACCCAGCTGCCGGATACGCTGGCGTGGGAGGTGATCCTGCGCGAGCCGCTGATGGCCATGATCCCACACGATCACCCGCTGGCGTCGCGTCCGGCGGTTTCGCTGGCAGAGCTGGCAAAAGAGCCGTTTGTCTTTTTTGACCCGCAGGTCGGAACGGGTCTGTATGACGATATCCTGGGGCTGATGCGCCGCTACGATCTTGCCCCGGTCATCACCCAGGAAGTCGGGGAAGCGATGACCATTATCGGTCTGGTCGCCGCCGGGCTGGGCGTGTCTATTCTTCCGGCCTCCTTTAAACGGGTCCAGTTGCGCGAAATGCGCTGGGTGACCATTGCCGAAGAGGATGCCGTTTCCGAAATGTGGCTAGTCTGGTCAAAACACCGCGAGCAGAGCCACGCCGCACAGCGCTTCAAACAGCAGTTAATAAGCGCCTCTGCCGGGCGGCATTTTCCGGGAAAAGGGGGCAAAAATGTGCGGTAAATCACATGGCTAAGTAAATATTTGACGGCAGCCATGCAAGTGCTTCACCATAGCAAACAGTTTATTTCGAAGCTCGAAAATAAGGGAGTACGAGGTGGTTGCTGATAGTCAGCCAGGGCATATCGATCAGATTAAGCAGACCAACGCTGGCGCGGTGTATCGCCTGATTGATCAGCTTGGTCCGGTTTCGCGTATCGATCTTTCGCGCCTGGCACAACTGGCACCTGCCAGTATCACCAAGATTGTCCGCGAGATGCTGGAAGCGCACCTGGTTCAGGAGACGGAAATTCAGGAGCCGGGCAGCCGTGGCCGTCCGGCAGTCGGGCTGGTGGTTGAGACGGAAGCCTGGCACTACCTGTCGCTGCGCATCAGCCGCGGCGAGATCTTCCTTGCGCTGCGCGATTTGAGCAGCAAGCTGGTGGTAGAGGACCGCCTTGAACTGCCACTCAACGCGGAGGAACCGCTCCTCGACGCGATTGTCTCGCACATCGATCGCTTCTTTATTCGCCATCAGCAGCGGCTTGAACGCTTAACGGCGATTGCCATCACCATGCCGGGCATTATTGATACCGAAAATGGTATTGTTCACCGCATGCCGTTTTACGACGATGTCAAAGAGATGCCGCTGGGCGAAGTGCTGAAAAACCATACCGGCGTGCCGGTCTATATTCAGCATGACATCAGCGCCTGGACGATGGCGGAGGCGCTGTTCGGCGCGTCCCGCGGCGCGCGGGATGTGATTCAGGTGGTCATCGACCATAACGTCGGGGCAGGCGTGATTACCGACGGACGTCTTCTCCACGCCGGAAGCAGCAGCCTGGTGGAAATTGGCCACACCCAGGTCGACCCGTACGGTAAGCGCTGCTACTGCGGCAACCACGGCTGTCTGGAGACCATTGCCAGCGTGGAAAGCGTGCTGGAGCTGGCGCAGGTCAGGCTCAGCCAGTCCATGAGCTCCTCGCTGCACGGACAACCCTTAACGGTGGATTCACTCTGCGCCGCCGCGCGCCAGGGCGATCTGCTGGCGAAGGACATTATTACCGGGGTGGGGAATAACGTTGGCCGCATTCTGGCGATCATGGTGAACCTCTTCAACCCGCAAAAAATCCTCATTGGCTCACCGCTCAGCCAGGCGGCGGAGATCCTCTTCCCGGCGATTACGGCCTGTATTCAGCAGCAGTCGCTTCCCGCCTACAGCCGGAACATTGCGGTAGAAAGCACCCAGTTTTCCAACCAGGGTACGATGGCTGGCGCGGCGCTGGTCAAAGATGCCATGTATAACGGCTCGCTGTTGATCCGCCTGTTACAGGGTTAACTCTTTTCCGCAGATGTAAGAAAAATTGCGCTATCTCAAGCCGGGTAGCGCATGCATCCCGTAGACTTCCTCCACTGAATTATTTACCTGGTTTATATTTTCGAAGCATACCCAAGAGGTGGAGTGAGTCATGCTTAAGCGTTTCTTTGTTACTGGTACAGATACCTCTGTCGGCAAGACCGTC contains:
- a CDS encoding glutamine synthetase family protein produces the protein METNIVEVENFVQHTDERRGSAFTQEVKRYLEKYPDTQFIDVLLTDLNGCFRGKRIPVAGLSKLEKGCYFPASVFAMDILGNVVEEAGLGQELGEPDCICVPVPGTLTPSAADPEYIGQVQLTMVDEDGAPFDVEPRNVLNRLWQQLRQRGLFPVVAVELEFYLLDRKRDADGYLQPPCAPGTDVRNTQSQVYSVDNLNHFADVLNDIDELAQLQLIPADGAVAEASPGQFEINLHHTENVLDACDDALALKRLVRQMAEKHKMHATFMAKPYEEHAGSGMHIHISMQNNRGENVLADANGEDSALLKRALAGMIDLMPASMALLAPNVNSYRRFQPGMYVPTQASWGHNNRTVALRIPCGDRHNHRVEYRVAGADANPYLVMAAIFAGILHGLDNDLPLQEEVEGNGLEQDGLPFPIRQSDALWEFMQNDHLRERLGERFCHVYHACKNDELLQFERLITETEIEWMLKNA
- a CDS encoding APC family permease translates to MATNTSLDSPRVAGRTRLRSSLKLWQVVMMGLAYLTPMTVFDTFGIVSGISNGHVPASYLLALAGVMFTAISYGKLVRQFPEAGSAYTYTQKSIGPHLGFMVGWSSLLDYLFLPMINVLLAKIYLSALFPEVPPWVWVVGFVTILTLANLKSVNLVANFNTLFVLVQVAIMVVFVILVVHGLHKGEGVGTVWSLQPFISENAHLIPIITGATIVCFSFLGFDAVTTLSEETPNAARVIPKAIFLTALYGGLIFIVASFFMQLFFPTIARFKNPDAALPEIALYVGGKLFQSVFLCTTFVNTLASGLASHASVSRLLYVMGRDNVFPERVFGYVHPKWRTPALNVIMVGIVALSALYFDLVTATALINFGALVAFTFVNLSVYNHFWRRKGLNKTWKDRFHYLLLPLIGAVTVGVLWINLEATSLTLGLIWAALGILYLTWLTRRFRKPPPQFEAGKIEQAWDS
- a CDS encoding MFS transporter; its protein translation is MSRTTTIDIDPARDINDLPAASQPVQFIKRGTPQFMRVTLALFSAGLATFALLYCVQPILPVLSHEFGVSPASSSVSLSISTGMLAIGLLFTGPLSDAIGRKQVMVTALMLASVCTLLSTMMTSWHGILVMRALIGLSLSGVAAVGMTYLSEEIHPSFVAFSMGLYISGNSIGGMSGRLLSGVFTDFFSWRIALAVIGCFALASALMFWKILPESRHFRPTSLRPKTLFINFRLHWRDKGLPRLFLVGFLLMGSFVTLFNYIGYRLMLSPWHLSQAIVGLLSVAYLTGTWSSPKAGAMTARYGRGPVMLFFTAVMLVGLLLTLFSSLWLIFAGMLLFSAGFFAAHSVASSWIGPRARRAKGQASSLYLFSYYLGSSIAGTLGGVFWHNYGWNGVGGFIALMLCAALLVGASLHKRLK
- a CDS encoding LysR family transcriptional regulator; this encodes MNIELRHLRYFVAVAEELHFGRAAARLNISQPPLSQQIQILEQQVGARLLARTNRSVSLTAAGKQFLNDSRQILSMVEDAAARAERLYLGEAGELRIGFTSSAPFISAVSETLSSFRRHFPDVHIQTREINTREQIAPLNEGSLDLGLMRNTQLPDTLAWEVILREPLMAMIPHDHPLASRPAVSLAELAKEPFVFFDPQVGTGLYDDILGLMRRYDLAPVITQEVGEAMTIIGLVAAGLGVSILPASFKRVQLREMRWVTIAEEDAVSEMWLVWSKHREQSHAAQRFKQQLISASAGRHFPGKGGKNVR
- the mlc gene encoding sugar metabolism global transcriptional regulator Mlc; the protein is MVADSQPGHIDQIKQTNAGAVYRLIDQLGPVSRIDLSRLAQLAPASITKIVREMLEAHLVQETEIQEPGSRGRPAVGLVVETEAWHYLSLRISRGEIFLALRDLSSKLVVEDRLELPLNAEEPLLDAIVSHIDRFFIRHQQRLERLTAIAITMPGIIDTENGIVHRMPFYDDVKEMPLGEVLKNHTGVPVYIQHDISAWTMAEALFGASRGARDVIQVVIDHNVGAGVITDGRLLHAGSSSLVEIGHTQVDPYGKRCYCGNHGCLETIASVESVLELAQVRLSQSMSSSLHGQPLTVDSLCAAARQGDLLAKDIITGVGNNVGRILAIMVNLFNPQKILIGSPLSQAAEILFPAITACIQQQSLPAYSRNIAVESTQFSNQGTMAGAALVKDAMYNGSLLIRLLQG